The Candidatus Limnocylindrales bacterium region TCCGCACTCGATCTACGAGATCGACGGAGCGCGCGAAGTTGCGATCGAGTTTCGCAGCTTCTCGAAGACGGCCGGCTTTACCGGGACGCGTTGCGCGTTCCTGGTGGTGCCGAAGTCGCTGCGCGGCACGGCGGCCGACGGCTCGCGCGTCGACTTGCACAAGCTGTGGTCACGCCGGCACACGACGAAGTTCAACGGCGTGTCCTACCCGGTGCAGAAGGCTGCGGCGGCGGTCTACACCGACAGCGGCCGCCGCGAAGTGCGCGCCAACATCGACTACTACATGGCCAACGCATCGATCATCCGTAGCGGCCTCGCCGACGCCGGGCTCGAGGTGCATGGCGGCGTCAACGCGCCGTACGTCTGGGTGCGCACGCCGCGAGGTCTCGGATCGTGGGAGTTCTTCGATCTGCTGCTCGAGCGCGCGCACGTGGTCGGCACGCCCGGCGCGGGCTTCGGTTCTTGCGGCGAAGGTTATTTCCGGCTGTCGGCATTCGGCATCCGCGAGCAGGTCGAGGAAGCCGTTGCGCGCGTGAAGCAGGCCATCCACTAACCTCAGTGCACGAAGCCTTCTTCGATGGCCGGCGCACCAAGCGATGCGCGCTGGCCTCCGTCGGCGACGAGGCAGGCTCCGGTTACGAACGAAGAGTCGTCGCTGACGAGGAATAGCGCAGCCTTCGCGATCTCGTCGGGCTCGCCGAAGCGTCCGAGCGGAATCAATCGGAACATCGCGCGCCGCGCGGTCTCGGTCGGAAACGCAGCCAGCGTGCCGGGCGTGGCGATGCATCCGGGCGCAAGCGCATTGACGCGCACGCCACCTGGCGCCCCTTCGATTGCGGAAACGCGCGTGAAGCTCTCGAGCGCAGCCTTGGCCGAGCTGTAACCGGCGAGCGAATGCAGGGCCGCGTGCCCGGCAGTCGACGAGATGTTGAGGATGACGCCGCCGCCCTGCTCGAACATGATCGGCATCGCCGTACGCGTCGCATAGAACACCGCATCCAGCGCTACGCTGAAACTGTCCTTCCATGCGGCCGTCGACATTGCCGTGATCGGCGCGGCCGTCATGCGGAACGCATTGTTGACGAGGATGTCGAGCCGTCCGCGCCGCCCGGCCGTGTCCAGGATGAGCCTGGCCATCGCGGCTTCGTCGGTGACATCGCAGAGGTGGCTTTCGGCGCTCCCGCCGCGCCCGACGATTTCGGACACCGTCTCGACCAGCGACGGCTCGCGGTCGCCGCAGACGACGACGTGCGCTCCTTCGGTGGCAAAAAGAGCGGCCATTGCCCGTCCGATTCCCGAACCGGAGCCCGTTACCAGCGCCACTTTCCCTTCGAGCCTGTGCATCACGTTCTCCTTTGCCGCAGCGGCGGGCCGCAGCGGGTGGCCGCGCAAAGACTGTGTGCCTTGCCGGAGCGACGCAAGCACGCGCTTCGGCGGCCAGGTGCCCGGATTGCATCGCACGTGCCCGCAGACAATCTCACGCACGGCCGCGCATGCACCCTCAACCTGCTCGCGGCCGCGAAGGAGGCTCCGATGATCCGCATCGTCACTCGACTCGCCTGCGCACCGAAGAATCGGCGAAAGATCGCCGAGAATGCCGGCGACCTCGTCCGCCTGTTCGAAAAGCACGGCTTGCGCAGCGAAGGCGTCTTCGAGAACTTCGCCGAAAGTGAGATCATCCACCTCTGGTCGGCCGAGGACATGGCGACCTACGATGCGGCAACAGCCCGGCTGAGGAGCGACCCCGAGTTTCTTTCGTTCGCGGCGGCCGCCGCCGAACCCATCGTCTCCGAACGCAAGGAATACTGGCGGGCGCTTGCGCTCGCCCGCACGTGAAAATCCTACCAGCGCTCCCAGTGCGCGACATCGTCGAGCGGCTTGCGGCGCACCGGCCCGAAGGCACGGGCCGGCCAGCCGATCGGGATCGTGACTGCAATGCGCGCATCGTCCGGTATCGCGAGAAGACTTCGGACGGCGGCCTCCGACGGCATGTGCCAGGTGGTGAACGTGGCGCCGAGCCCGAGGCCCCGCGCGGCGATCAGGATGTTCTGCGCCGCCGGATAGACGGCCGATGCGATCCAGTCCACGCTCGGCGCGGACGCGGGATAGACCGGACGCCCGCAGACGAGCACCCAGACCGGAACATCGAGCGCATGATCGACGAGGTGATGCGCGGATTCGAGAAGTCGCCGCTTGGAAGGATCCGAAACGGCAGAAGCGGGGGGCAGCAGCGGCCTGACCCCTTCGCAAAGCATGCCCGCCAGCTCATGACGCAGGGGCAGCTCGCGCACGACGACGAAATCCCATCCTTGTGAGTTGCCCGGGCTGGGCGCGCAGATGCCCGCCTCGAGGATTTCACGAATCAGCGCGTCGGGAACCGGATCGGGGCGGAAGTGCCGCATCGCGCGGCAGGTTCGTATGGCTTCGAGAACGTCCAATGGGTTGCTCCGCCGCGCGGCGTCGAATAATGATGCGGCACACCGACTGCGGCAACTGCCCCGATGCGAAACTCGTCGATCGGAAGCGCTTGCCTCCCCGGCGCGCAGCCCAAGACACGCGGCATCGCCGGTTCGAGTGCGAGTCGGGCAAAGAATCGACAGGAGACTCCATGAAGAACGTCGCGAAGAATCTCGCCAACATCGGGCTGATCGCCGCACTGTGCGTTACGGCAACCGCCTGCCCCAAAACCGGTCCCACGGCCAAGGCGCCGAAATTCTCGGATGCTCGCGCCACGATGGCGAAGATCGGCGGAAAGCCGCTGCCCGTGTTCGAGCTGAGCACGAAGATCGAAGACAACGACAACAAGATCGTCGCCCAGCGCGCCTTCATCTCGACGTCGGGTGCCCTCTACAAGCGCAGCGAGAATGGCTACGAGCTGGTCGAGCCGAAGAAGCTCGACGCAGAGTATGTGGCCAACGTGTCCCAGGTCCGCGCGACCATCGATCCTGCCAAGGAAGAGGCGCTCGCGACCCATCTCAACGGCGACGGCGCGACGATGGCGTTCCGATTCGAGGTCGACTGGACCGCTCCCGACAGCACCGAAGTCAATACGACCCGCTCGATCATCTTCGAAAGCGACCACGAGAAGATCGCCACAGCGGAGCTCGCCAAAGAGATCAAGGAATAACCCGTACCGCCGATGCGCCCGGCCATCCGCCGGGCGCATCGACTGCGGCCACCGCCCTTTTTTCTGCGCCGGAATTGCCGGCAACCCCCTGCCCTTTCCTCCCGCCGCACGCTAGACTTCAGCCGTCCGCGAGATTCGCGGAGGAGGCAGCCTTGTCGCGCGACAGCAAAGCGATCACCGTGCTCATGGCCGATGACGATGAAGACGATCGTCTGCTGGCCCGTGATGCGTTCCGGGAATGCGGGCTCGAGATCGACCTGCGGTTCGTCGAGAACGGAGAGGAGCTGCTCGAATACCTGCACGGCCATGGGCGCTGGACGAGCTGCCCGACGCCGTCGCTGATCATCCTCGACCTGAACATGCCGCGCATGGACGGACGCCAGGCGCTCGCAGCGATCAAGGAACACCCCGCACTGCGAAGGATTCCGGTCATCGTGATCACGACCTCCAAGGCCGAGGAGGACGTGCTTCGCAGCTACGACCTCGGCGTGAGCTCGTTCATCAGCAAACCCGGCAGCTACGAGTCGCTGCTCGCGCTCATCCGCACGCTTTCGAACTACTGGTTCAAGACGGTAAGGCTTCCCGGACACACGCCGGTCAGGTGATTCAGGCGGCGGTCACTGCCGCATCGCCTTCGGCGGGCATCAGGATCGTAAACATCGCGCCGTGTCCGGGAGAGCTTTCGGCCAGGATCGTGCCGCTGTGGCGCTCGACGATTCGACGCACGATCGCCAGTCCGATGCCCGATCCTCCGAACTCGCTGCGTCCGTGCAGGCGCTGGAACGGCGCAAAAATCCGCTCGGCATGCTGCTGCTCGAATCCGATGCCATTGTCCTTGACAGTCAGCTTCCAGCCCGGAGAGCCTGCGCATGTTGCCGGCTCGGCACGGATCACGACGTGCGGCACCGCACCGTCGCCCTGGAACTTCATCGCGTTGGCAATCAGGTTCTGGAAGACCTGCCGGAACTGCGTCGGGTCGGCCTGCAGTGTCGGCATCGGGCCGACGTCGACGACGGCGCCCTTGCTTTCGATCAGCACCTCGAGATCGCCGAGCACCTCGCGCACGACTTCGCCGAGATCGACCGGCACGAACGGCCTCGCACGCGTGACCACACGCGAGAACTCGAGAAGGTCGTCGATCAGCGTCTGCATGCGTCCGGCGGCGTTCATCATGCGCTCGATGTAGTCGTTGCCCTGGTCGCCGAGCTGCCCGTCGAACCGTTGCCGCAGCCGGTCGCCGAACACGACGATCTTGCGAAGCGGCTCCTGCAGGTCGTGGCTGGCGACCGACGCGAACTGCTGCAGCTCGCGGTTGCTGGCCTCGAGCTGCGCCGCTACGCGCTCGAGGCGTTCCTGGGCGAGCTTGCGTGCCCGGATCTCGCCTTCGAGCGCCGTGTTGTCGCGCTCGAGGCGGCGGCTGCGGTTTCGCTCGATCGCATAGCGCATCGACCGGACCAGCGACTGTCCGTCGGCCTTGCCTTTGACGAGGTAGTCCTGCGCGCCTTCGTTGAGCGCGCGCACGGCGAGGCGTTCGTCGTCGTTTCCGGTCAGCACGACGATCGCTACCTCCGGATCGGCTTCGTGGATTTTCTCGAAGGTATCGAAGCCGCGGCTGTCGGGCAGCGACAGATCCGACAGGACGACGTGGAACGGCGATGAAATCAGCGTCCTGCGAGCGGCGTCGAGCGTGCCGACGCGGGAAATCTCGAATTGCCCGGGCGCCGCTTTGGTCAGCGCGCGCTGCAGCAGGAAGGCATCGTCCTCGTCGTCTTCGACGAGGAGGATGCGAATCGGTTCTGCTGTCAGACCTCCCCCTGAGCTCATCGCGATTCTTATGCGCGAAATCTCCTGGCCAGTGAAGCGCTCGCCGTCCTGGAGCCGCGCTGCGCTTTACTGGTTCTTTCCGGTCGTCTCGCTGTTTTCGGTTGCGGCCTTTGGAAGGAACGTCCTCGCGATTTCCGGAGACGGTGGATGGCAGTGGCCCTGCCGTGCAAAAAGCATCTCGCGACAGAAATCGAGCTTCCTGCCTGCGCACAAGTGCTCGGCCCATTTCGAGCCGTCCTCGACCGCTGTTACCTCCGGAACTCCGTCGCAGAAATGTTCGGTCTTCTTCGTCTTGGCGAGACATGCGCGCGCGAAGAACCGGGCCCAGTAGCGGCAGCGATCATCCCGGCATCGGTCCTGGCGGCCCTGGCCTTCGAGCATGCAGCCGTCGTCGTTGGTGTCCTCGGCGAACTCGAACGCCTCCTGGACGGCGTGCCTGGTGAAGTCGTCCATGTCCTT contains the following coding sequences:
- a CDS encoding nitroreductase family protein, with the protein product MDVLEAIRTCRAMRHFRPDPVPDALIREILEAGICAPSPGNSQGWDFVVVRELPLRHELAGMLCEGVRPLLPPASAVSDPSKRRLLESAHHLVDHALDVPVWVLVCGRPVYPASAPSVDWIASAVYPAAQNILIAARGLGLGATFTTWHMPSEAAVRSLLAIPDDARIAVTIPIGWPARAFGPVRRKPLDDVAHWERW
- a CDS encoding glucose 1-dehydrogenase — encoded protein: MHRLEGKVALVTGSGSGIGRAMAALFATEGAHVVVCGDREPSLVETVSEIVGRGGSAESHLCDVTDEAAMARLILDTAGRRGRLDILVNNAFRMTAAPITAMSTAAWKDSFSVALDAVFYATRTAMPIMFEQGGGVILNISSTAGHAALHSLAGYSSAKAALESFTRVSAIEGAPGGVRVNALAPGCIATPGTLAAFPTETARRAMFRLIPLGRFGEPDEIAKAALFLVSDDSSFVTGACLVADGGQRASLGAPAIEEGFVH
- a CDS encoding response regulator, producing the protein MSRDSKAITVLMADDDEDDRLLARDAFRECGLEIDLRFVENGEELLEYLHGHGRWTSCPTPSLIILDLNMPRMDGRQALAAIKEHPALRRIPVIVITTSKAEEDVLRSYDLGVSSFISKPGSYESLLALIRTLSNYWFKTVRLPGHTPVR
- a CDS encoding ATP-binding protein, whose translation is MSSGGGLTAEPIRILLVEDDEDDAFLLQRALTKAAPGQFEISRVGTLDAARRTLISSPFHVVLSDLSLPDSRGFDTFEKIHEADPEVAIVVLTGNDDERLAVRALNEGAQDYLVKGKADGQSLVRSMRYAIERNRSRRLERDNTALEGEIRARKLAQERLERVAAQLEASNRELQQFASVASHDLQEPLRKIVVFGDRLRQRFDGQLGDQGNDYIERMMNAAGRMQTLIDDLLEFSRVVTRARPFVPVDLGEVVREVLGDLEVLIESKGAVVDVGPMPTLQADPTQFRQVFQNLIANAMKFQGDGAVPHVVIRAEPATCAGSPGWKLTVKDNGIGFEQQHAERIFAPFQRLHGRSEFGGSGIGLAIVRRIVERHSGTILAESSPGHGAMFTILMPAEGDAAVTAA